Proteins from one Parasteatoda tepidariorum isolate YZ-2023 chromosome 4, CAS_Ptep_4.0, whole genome shotgun sequence genomic window:
- the LOC107447413 gene encoding zinc finger protein 83-like, translated as MDLVDSFNRTGTGKNLGVGSFNELDISQNRIESNGSVNNFTATKSKESVGISDDTSPNKELGNSTMKTTPSGEFDSTADLENIYPFLNQPVETVHTANRTVSANHTVSSNTLDDESNAKTPDANNIYDIYSPDTDISPSSDATVVPPDIACGEIHECQVCHRCFPHKENLILHFQTHTRERPFSCEVCGKCYTSMPSLRLHRRIHSSNVQYRCDVCDRVFIRKDHFNLHYRVHTGEKPFKCELCDKSFCRKGSLKDHYRFHNKQNLYECSVCKKEFVTISTLQVHFRVHSNEKPFKCEICDRRFAQQKHLDTHAVTHSKVKSFECQICKKCFAHKAALQAHAHIHTNLRPYACLVCDKRFPIKATLTMHYRIHTNEKPFSCDICFKSFSRKSHLQEHTRNHTKVSRHVCEICQKDFSTLRYLKLHQRLHNDEKNSKCDICHKIFPQKSHLEYHYRTHTKEKPFACNVCGRSFSAKHVMKRHVLRHTSEKPKVPVSYNANNKPQPFSCNFCDRYFTAKHAMRRHVLLVHMKNEPFKCLECFITFKTEEEFKTHEISHSANNTTELEQKIDDSLIYSTENV; from the coding sequence ATGGATTTGGTTGACAGTTTTAATCGGACTGGGACCGGCAAAAATTTAGGTGTGGGATCATTCAATGAACTTGATATATCACAAAATCGTATAGAATCAAACGGTTCAGTGAATAATTTCACTGCAACGAAATCCAAAGAATCAGTCGGAATTTCGGATGATACTTCTCCAAATAAAGAGTTAGGAAATTCTACTATGAAAACTACTCCATCTGGTGAGTTTGATTCAACTGCTGATCTTGAAAATATATACCCCTTTCTCAATCAACCTGTTGAAACTGTTCATACAGCTAATCGTACAGTATCAGCTAATCATACTGTGTCATCTAATACTTTAGATGACGAATCCAATGCCAAGACTCCCGATGCGAATAATATTTATGACATTTATTCACCAGATACCGATATCAGTCCTTCGAGCGACGCGACAGTCGTACCACCAGACATTGCATGCGGGGAAATACACGAATGTCAAGTGTGTCACAGGTGTTTTCCTCACAAAGAGAATCTTATTCTTCATTTTCAGACGCACACAAGAGAGAGGCCTTTCAGTTGCGAGGTGTGCGGGAAGTGCTACACTTCAATGCCGTCGCTCAGGTTGCACCGGCGTATTCATTCCAGCAACGTGCAATACAGGTGTGACGTGTGCGACAGAGTGTTCATTAGAAAAGACCATTTCAATTTACACTACAGAGTTCATACAGGCGAAAAGCCTTTCAAATGCGAACTCTGCGATAAAAGTTTTTGTCGAAAAGGCTCTCTCAAGGACCACTATCGTTTCCACAACAAACAGAACCTCTACGAATGCAGCGTTTGTAAAAAGGAGTTTGTGACGATCAGCACTCTTCAAGTTCACTTTCGAGTGCACTCTAACGAGAAACCGTTCAAGTGCGAGATTTGTGATCGGAGATTTGCTCAGCAGAAACATTTAGATACGCACGCCGTCACTCACTCTAAAGTAAAATCTTTTGAGTGTCAGATCTGCAAGAAGTGTTTCGCTCATAAGGCCGCTTTGCAAGCACATGCTCACATCCACACCAATCTTAGACCTTATGCCTGCCTAGTCTGTGATAAAAGATTTCCCATTAAAGCCACTCTAACGATGCATTACCGCATCCACACGAATGAGAAACCATTCTCGTGCGACATATGCTTCAAGAGTTTTTCGAGGAAAAGCCACTTGCAAGAGCACACGCGCAATCACACTAAGGTATCGCGTCACGTGTGTGAAATCTGTCAGAAAGACTTCTCGACATTGCGATATCTGAAGTTGCATCAACGCTTGCATAACGATGAAAAAAACTCTAAATGCGACATATGTCACAAAATTTTTCCGCAGAAGAGTCATCTTGAGTATCATTATCGCACCCACACGAAAGAAAAGCCGTTTGCCTGCAATGTGTGCGGAAGAAGTTTCAGTGCTAAGCACGTCATGAAACGCCATGTATTGCGTCACACGAGTGAGAAACCTAAGGTCCCTGTATCATATAATGCTAACAATAAGCCTCAGCCCTTTTCGTGCAATTTTTGTGACAGATATTTTACGGCTAAACACGCCATGAGACGGCATGTTTTATTAGTCCACATGAAAAATGAACCTTTTAAATGTCTCGAAtgctttattacatttaaaactgAAGAGGAGTTTAAAACACATGAAATTTCGCACTCTGCTAATAACACAACCGAACTCGAGCAAAAAATTGATGATAGTTTAATATACTCCACTGAGAATGTATAG